Sequence from the Panicum virgatum strain AP13 chromosome 5N, P.virgatum_v5, whole genome shotgun sequence genome:
TATAACGTATGTTTATTTTCAATAATGTTAATTTGAAAAATGGTCGGTTTGTGCACTCGGTTCTTGGAAACATGCATGGTTTTGCTCTTGGACTCTCTGGCTGTTCCGATCCTTAATTGAGTAGTATGCACTGCACAGCAAAGGACGACGACTGAGTGCCCCTGGAGGGACGTACTGCAATCTAATTAATACAGTAATAAGAGATCGATTGACTTTGATCAATGAACAACTAAACCGAGTTACCGAGTTGATAAATCACGTTCACTAAAACAATGTTCAGTAATTATGCGCGGCGTTATTACTGCAAATTTGTTCAGCAATTAATTGGGTGTAGCTACACGCAAGGTAGGTGTACAATAGCATTTGGGATCTAATGTATGCTTACTAGCTAGCTGGTCAACAGCTTGCCCTTTCGATCCTTCCCGAATGAATACCAATAACTAGAGTGTCAATCTATCACTCGAGAGAAATTCTAGCTCTCCTCACTCGATTTTTTGGACCGCTGGATCAAAATCCAATGATTCTTCTTAATCTTCTAACTCTAGATATCTTATCTTTtccaccttcttcttcctccccttccgAACCTTCTTCTTCCCAGCGCTAGCCCACCACTTGCAGCCCTAGCTCACTCGCATCGGCTGCACCGCCGGCCCATCCCACCGCTGTCGCACTTGCCCGGCACCAGCCCCGACCACCTTCCTCCACCATCCGGGCCGGCGGTGCggccctcgccaccgccgctgccgggccggccggccgccgcgagccCTTCTTCTAGGGTCGGGAACTCGAAACCTTGGTGGATtctcgccggagttggagaagaaagggaggaTTCGGTGAAAGAAAAAATCAAGGAGATACCTCAAAGCACTCAGGTGTGTAATAGCTTTCCCTAATAACTAATCTGCTGACATATACAACTCAATTAAAGAAGTAAGGTTATCTCAAATCTTTTTGCTTCAGGGTGCGATCTGCCATCATTATAATATTAGCCGTAGCCCTCTAGATAGCTTGGGGGCGATCGTGTTCAGCTGCTGATCACTCAAAGGGTACGgtgcatttatttatttgttgtgTGCCACCCAGGCAGGTATGGTTTGGTTCCATTTATCAACGTACATATATACGCCGGAAACTAGTGAACGAATGAAGAAGTCATCAACCGTGTGTTTGCATTGCATTGGGGTGGGTGGCCTGGAAGCCGCCGGCTAGCTTGCGTCGCGTCGTCTCGGCATGCAGCTGGCCCACAAGCTTGCTCCTCACACTCCCTCCCTGCACTCCAGGCTTTTGCCGTGCAAATCAACCATGGCATGCGTGCTCTGACTCTCACCTCGCTTAGCTAGCAGCTAGCGAGCTTCCTTTTAATTAGTATAAGcacccttcccctccctccgTCGCCCCCATTTCCTtccttcccctcctccctcctgagGCGCATCATATCTGCAGAGATCCTAGACGACGACGCGCGCATTGCAGCAGCCGCGCCCTCTGCCCGCCATGAGAAAAGCCACCATCATTCTCATGGCgctcgccgccctcgccctcgccctcgccacgGCCGCTCCCCTGcaagcagcggcggtggcggcgccggcgccggcgcctccccTGAGGAGAAGCCGCTTCCTCGCCAACGCCGCCAACTTCCCGCCGCAGGCGTCGTTCTACGACTGCAGCAAGAAGCCGCCGTCCATCTGCCTGGAGGAC
This genomic interval carries:
- the LOC120676825 gene encoding stigma-specific STIG1-like protein 3; this encodes MRKATIILMALAALALALATAAPLQAAAVAAPAPAPPLRRSRFLANAANFPPQASFYDCSKKPPSICLEDGSPGATCCKGTCVDTEHSFEHCGSCNKTCRYTQTCCEGKCVNTFTDKKNCGRCGVRCRTRCTNGYCDYAA